The following proteins are co-located in the Halarcobacter sp. genome:
- the galE gene encoding UDP-glucose 4-epimerase GalE codes for MSSCKITGGAGYIGSHVAKQLLEKISHNVIIVDNLSTGHIDTIKKLKEIKDFRFVELDLSQYFLLNGLFKKEKFDVIIHFAGSSIVSESIKNLIKYYTNNTFNTANLIKCTIYNNVKKFIFSSLAAVYGELKNNKEIEESFETKLINPYGMSKLMSEDILKDSFSKNRDFKYIIFRYFNIAGVDIFYDKGELSPRIGEKHEPEIHFISLIVKVITGKKDTLSIYRDDFDTKDGTCIRDYIHVEDLANAHVEAIEYLDLNDSDIFNSGFGKGYSVKEIISTMEKVIQKELNQKIDKRREGYPFFSGANNNKIIESKGWKSMYDNLELICKNAYA; via the coding sequence TTGAGCAGTTGTAAAATTACAGGTGGTGCTGGATATATTGGTAGTCATGTTGCTAAGCAATTACTTGAAAAAATTAGTCATAATGTAATTATTGTTGATAATCTATCAACAGGACATATTGATACAATTAAAAAATTAAAAGAGATAAAAGATTTTAGATTTGTTGAATTAGATTTATCTCAATACTTTTTACTTAATGGATTATTTAAAAAAGAAAAATTTGATGTGATAATACATTTTGCAGGTAGTAGTATTGTTTCTGAATCAATAAAAAATCTTATAAAATACTATACAAACAATACTTTTAATACAGCAAACTTGATAAAGTGTACTATTTATAACAATGTAAAAAAGTTTATATTTTCAAGTTTAGCTGCTGTTTATGGAGAGCTTAAAAATAATAAAGAAATAGAAGAAAGTTTTGAAACAAAACTTATAAATCCTTATGGTATGAGTAAATTAATGAGTGAGGATATATTAAAAGATAGTTTCTCAAAAAATAGAGATTTTAAATATATTATTTTTAGATATTTTAATATAGCTGGCGTAGATATTTTTTATGATAAAGGTGAACTTAGCCCAAGAATAGGTGAAAAACATGAACCTGAAATACATTTTATCTCACTTATTGTAAAAGTTATAACTGGTAAAAAAGATACTTTGTCTATATATAGAGATGATTTTGATACTAAAGATGGGACTTGTATCAGGGATTATATCCATGTTGAAGATTTGGCAAATGCTCATGTTGAAGCTATAGAATATTTAGATTTAAATGATAGTGATATTTTTAATTCAGGATTTGGAAAGGGATATAGTGTAAAAGAGATTATATCTACTATGGAAAAAGTTATTCAAAAAGAATTGAATCAAAAGATAGATAAAAGAAGAGAAGGATACCCCTTCTTTTCAGGAGCAAATAATAATAAAATCATTGAGAGTAAGGGGTGGAAATCTATGTATGATAATTTAGAATTAATATGTAAAAATGCATATGCTTGA
- a CDS encoding DJ-1/PfpI/YhbO family deglycase/protease yields MEKRAVIIIGKGFEDSEFTYPFYRLQEENIKVDVAIAGDKSVSGKLGQEATPTIKCSELKEKDFDIVVIPGGHEGPDRARQVKEILDFVKEMDEKKKLIATICHGSWVAISAKIMKGKKATCYKGMKDDLINSGCEYLDEDVVVDGHFVSSPHFRNNHQWMRALIEQL; encoded by the coding sequence ATGGAAAAAAGAGCTGTAATAATTATAGGGAAAGGGTTTGAAGATAGTGAGTTTACCTACCCTTTTTATAGACTGCAAGAAGAGAATATAAAAGTTGATGTGGCAATTGCAGGAGATAAAAGTGTAAGTGGTAAACTTGGACAAGAAGCAACTCCAACTATAAAATGCAGTGAATTAAAGGAAAAGGATTTTGATATTGTCGTCATTCCCGGAGGACACGAAGGACCGGATAGAGCAAGACAAGTAAAAGAGATACTTGATTTTGTAAAAGAGATGGATGAGAAGAAAAAGCTAATAGCAACAATCTGTCATGGCTCTTGGGTTGCAATCTCTGCAAAAATAATGAAAGGCAAAAAAGCAACTTGTTATAAAGGAATGAAAGATGACCTTATAAATAGTGGATGTGAATATCTAGATGAAGATGTAGTTGTAGATGGACATTTTGTGTCTTCACCTCATTTTAGAAATAATCATCAGTGGATGAGGGCTTTGATTGAGCAGTTGTAA
- a CDS encoding ATP-grasp domain-containing protein gives MKEYIWIIGGSIHQIPAIEEAKNLGLGIVCSDYNSNCVAKDEVDIFVNISIYDKEAHIENIKRLKKEGINIKGIVCIAVDAAITMGAVNDYFGFCGVSEEIATICKDKTRFRKEIENSIIPNAKFKILTKEDKELNLDIDFPIIIKPNNGFGSVGAKIFHNQTGIKEHIDELLNSFEKILVEEFYIGEEQTVQCIFDCNGNFVPEYITDRFFTRDIYPVEIGLQNPSSLAKNIQEELFDLAKKTGEVLGIKSGTVKLDSIVTKKGVRIIEATVRVAGGLDPYFLVPASTGKNIMQNAILTALGKKLKNEALENSKNKYALTGSPFPKPGIIKNIQGIEEAKKLQGVEQIFLFAKKGDTIKEYKDGTSRVCFVLVSDKSLQEANSILKQAIKLIKIETE, from the coding sequence ATGAAAGAGTATATTTGGATAATTGGAGGTTCTATTCATCAAATACCTGCAATAGAAGAGGCAAAAAATTTGGGATTAGGGATTGTTTGCAGTGACTATAATAGTAATTGTGTAGCCAAAGATGAGGTTGATATTTTTGTAAATATTAGTATTTATGATAAAGAGGCTCATATTGAAAATATAAAACGATTAAAAAAAGAAGGCATCAATATAAAAGGAATAGTATGTATTGCTGTTGATGCTGCAATTACAATGGGCGCGGTAAATGATTATTTTGGTTTTTGTGGAGTAAGTGAAGAGATAGCAACTATTTGTAAAGATAAGACCAGATTTAGAAAAGAGATAGAAAATTCTATAATACCAAATGCAAAATTTAAGATTTTGACCAAAGAGGATAAAGAATTAAATCTTGATATTGATTTTCCTATAATCATTAAACCAAACAATGGTTTTGGTAGTGTAGGTGCTAAAATATTTCATAATCAAACAGGGATAAAAGAACATATTGATGAATTGCTAAACTCATTTGAAAAAATTTTAGTAGAAGAGTTTTATATAGGGGAAGAACAAACAGTTCAATGTATATTTGATTGTAATGGAAATTTTGTACCTGAATATATCACGGATAGATTTTTTACAAGAGATATTTATCCTGTAGAGATTGGATTGCAAAATCCTAGTTCTTTAGCTAAAAATATCCAAGAAGAATTATTTGATTTGGCAAAAAAAACAGGTGAAGTTTTAGGGATCAAATCAGGTACTGTAAAATTAGATTCAATAGTTACTAAAAAGGGAGTAAGAATTATTGAGGCAACAGTTAGAGTTGCAGGTGGTTTAGACCCGTACTTTTTAGTTCCAGCTTCAACAGGTAAAAATATTATGCAAAATGCTATTTTAACAGCATTAGGTAAGAAGCTTAAAAATGAAGCATTAGAAAATAGTAAAAATAAATATGCTCTTACTGGATCACCTTTCCCTAAACCTGGTATTATAAAAAATATTCAAGGTATAGAAGAGGCAAAAAAATTACAAGGTGTTGAGCAAATATTTCTTTTTGCAAAAAAGGGTGATACAATTAAAGAGTATAAAGATGGGACGTCAAGAGTATGTTTTGTATTAGTATCAGATAAATCTTTACAAGAAGCAAATAGTATCCTGAAACAAGCAATAAAATTGATAAAAATAGAGACAGAATGA
- a CDS encoding ATP-grasp domain-containing protein, with product MKDIFILAGSEEQFELIFEAKRLCFIVHLFDADKECLGKNYADFFYHIDIADKEAILQKALEIKPVAVLTIATEIGNITSCYVSEKLNLPTNGYNVALNTTNKLKMKEIAKDNYIKTALYKKVSLKEDLSWNFFPCIIKPVDSSAGRGVSFINSSEDFEDAIKLAVPYSRTKTVLVEEYIKGVQFSIETISVDKKHHIIAITEEYISKPPRVIETQQLLPARIDKELEKKIEEFALNVLKAFNISFGACHIEIKIDDKGEIYLIEIASRVGGWRSELINLAFGISYCQLLIFSALNKKIEFEKSRKDFAIVKLILSQKDFEEYEYYLNNFPSNVFSRVKIDKIKESKHLSDLNGFYFLHIQDKKQLENFIKEHK from the coding sequence ATGAAAGATATTTTTATATTAGCAGGAAGTGAAGAGCAGTTTGAACTTATTTTCGAAGCAAAAAGATTGTGTTTTATTGTTCATCTTTTTGATGCAGATAAAGAGTGCTTAGGTAAAAACTATGCGGATTTCTTTTATCATATTGATATTGCAGATAAAGAGGCTATTTTACAAAAAGCTTTAGAAATAAAACCTGTAGCAGTTTTGACAATTGCAACGGAAATAGGCAATATCACATCATGTTATGTAAGTGAAAAATTGAATCTTCCAACAAATGGATATAATGTTGCATTGAATACAACAAATAAGCTAAAGATGAAAGAAATAGCTAAAGATAATTACATAAAAACAGCACTTTATAAAAAAGTGTCTTTAAAAGAAGATCTCTCTTGGAATTTTTTCCCTTGCATTATAAAACCGGTTGATAGTTCAGCAGGGAGAGGAGTTAGTTTTATAAACTCTTCTGAGGATTTTGAAGATGCAATTAAATTGGCAGTTCCTTATTCAAGAACAAAAACAGTTTTAGTTGAGGAATATATAAAGGGAGTCCAATTTAGCATTGAAACAATTAGTGTTGATAAAAAACATCATATCATTGCCATAACAGAAGAGTATATAAGTAAACCACCTAGAGTAATAGAAACACAGCAATTACTACCTGCAAGAATTGACAAAGAGTTAGAAAAAAAGATTGAAGAGTTTGCTTTAAATGTTTTAAAAGCTTTTAATATATCTTTTGGAGCCTGTCATATTGAAATAAAGATCGATGATAAAGGTGAAATATATTTGATTGAAATAGCTTCCAGAGTTGGAGGTTGGAGAAGTGAATTGATAAATTTGGCTTTTGGAATTAGTTATTGTCAACTACTTATATTCTCAGCTCTAAATAAAAAAATAGAGTTTGAAAAATCAAGAAAAGATTTTGCAATTGTTAAATTAATTTTATCTCAAAAAGATTTTGAAGAGTATGAATATTACTTAAATAATTTTCCTTCCAATGTTTTTTCAAGAGTAAAAATAGATAAAATAAAAGAATCTAAACATTTAAGTGATTTAAATGGTTTTTATTTTTTACATATACAAGATAAAAAGCAGTTGGAAAATTTTATAAAAGAGCATAAATGA
- a CDS encoding PIG-L deacetylase family protein, whose product MNKKILIVAAHPDDEVLGCFATVSKLINQGNEAYTLILGEGKTSRDEKRVIEKRKNELKLLNKEIIEANNLIGIKKVYTENFPDNRFDSVALLDIVKAVTKVKEEIKPDIIFTHYENDLNIDHQITYKAVLTATRPMEKESVKEIYSFEILSSTEWSYPLSFYPDFFVDVESSIELKIEAMKKYNSELREYPHPRSIEGIRLNARYQGMRVGKKCVEAFKTVRVIK is encoded by the coding sequence ATGAATAAAAAGATATTGATTGTAGCCGCACATCCTGATGATGAGGTTTTAGGTTGCTTTGCAACAGTTTCAAAACTTATAAATCAAGGGAATGAAGCTTATACTTTGATTTTAGGAGAAGGAAAAACAAGCAGAGATGAAAAAAGAGTTATAGAAAAAAGAAAAAATGAGCTTAAGCTTTTAAATAAAGAAATAATAGAGGCAAATAATCTTATAGGAATAAAAAAAGTATATACGGAAAATTTTCCTGATAACCGCTTTGACAGTGTGGCTCTTCTTGATATCGTAAAAGCGGTAACTAAAGTGAAAGAAGAGATAAAGCCTGATATAATTTTTACTCATTATGAAAATGATCTAAATATAGACCATCAAATAACTTATAAAGCAGTGCTTACTGCAACTAGACCAATGGAAAAGGAGAGTGTAAAAGAGATTTATAGTTTTGAAATATTATCTTCCACTGAATGGAGCTATCCTCTCTCTTTTTATCCTGATTTTTTTGTTGATGTGGAAAGTAGTATTGAATTAAAAATTGAGGCTATGAAAAAGTATAATTCTGAACTTCGTGAATACCCTCATCCAAGAAGTATAGAGGGAATAAGATTAAATGCCCGATATCAAGGAATGAGAGTAGGGAAAAAATGTGTTGAAGCTTTTAAAACGGTAAGAGTTATTAAATGA
- a CDS encoding methionyl-tRNA formyltransferase: protein MRSIVIVTIKEWNIKNYFELKAKYEKEFQFFLFTSVEELTYEAIEKIKPKYIFFPHWSWIIPKTIYEKYECVVFHMTDLPFGRGGSPLQNLIVNEIYDTKISAIRVNNELDSGDIYLKEDLNIAIGSAEEIFINASNITFQKIIPKFLKKDLKATPQEGEVTIFKRRKPFQSNLLEQDNLTINKVYDFVRMLDAEGYPKAFIPFNSLKIEFSEVHKKGDKVIGRFEVIENE from the coding sequence TTGAGAAGTATAGTAATTGTCACGATAAAAGAGTGGAATATAAAAAACTATTTTGAGTTAAAAGCTAAATATGAAAAAGAGTTCCAATTTTTTTTGTTTACTTCTGTGGAAGAGTTGACTTATGAAGCTATAGAAAAGATAAAACCGAAATATATATTTTTCCCGCATTGGTCGTGGATTATTCCTAAAACTATTTATGAAAAATATGAATGTGTGGTTTTTCATATGACGGACTTACCCTTTGGCAGAGGAGGAAGTCCTTTACAAAATTTGATTGTTAATGAAATTTATGACACTAAAATAAGTGCAATAAGAGTTAATAATGAGTTAGATAGTGGAGATATATATTTAAAAGAGGATTTGAATATTGCTATTGGCAGTGCCGAAGAGATATTTATTAATGCTTCAAATATCACTTTTCAAAAGATAATTCCCAAATTTCTGAAAAAAGATTTAAAAGCAACTCCTCAAGAAGGGGAAGTTACAATTTTTAAAAGAAGAAAACCTTTTCAAAGCAATCTTTTGGAACAAGACAATTTGACTATAAACAAAGTTTATGATTTCGTAAGAATGTTAGATGCAGAGGGTTATCCCAAAGCCTTTATCCCTTTTAATTCATTAAAAATAGAGTTTAGTGAAGTACATAAAAAAGGTGATAAAGTTATAGGAAGATTTGAGGTTATTGAAAATGAATAA
- the pseF gene encoding pseudaminic acid cytidylyltransferase, producing MPKCIAIIPARGGSKRIPRKNIKLFHEKPLIAYSIEAALRSELFDKIIVSTDDEKISKIAKKYGAEVPFLRPKELSDDYTGTGAVVSHALRYLKEKGFEYDFCCTIYATAPLIDEKYIKQGFFKLKKSDASRAFSVTSMPFPIQRTFKITKNDRCQMFWPENITKRSQDLEEAYQDAGQFYWQNMNKKSKDITFGQDSIPIVLPRYLVQDIDTLEDWETAEFLYEAVIKNRKNILFRVDSSSDIGIGHLMRDLVLAEEYKKDKIFFASLNLEGNFNEKILEKGYDLKELNTNNVDEIIGLIKKLKIDFMIIDHYGIDVNYEKRVKEETKVKLLVFDDLYEKHYCDILLNHNICAKKERYKILVPNFTELRCGKNYTLIREEFKKERKKGKKNDFDEKQIKVFLAMGGADHSNININILDVLNKFSNLKIDVVTTTANKNIEKLKDYSKKYKNIKIYINSNNIASFINCCDFAIISPSVIAHEVLFLKTPFIAIKTALNQQDMYEYLLTNNYDVLEKFDTIKLEKIVEKKIKSLKEK from the coding sequence ATGCCTAAGTGTATTGCCATAATTCCTGCAAGGGGTGGAAGTAAAAGAATACCTAGAAAAAATATAAAACTTTTCCATGAAAAACCACTAATTGCATACTCTATTGAAGCTGCTTTAAGAAGTGAACTCTTTGATAAAATTATTGTAAGTACAGATGATGAAAAGATAAGTAAAATAGCAAAAAAATACGGTGCAGAAGTTCCTTTTTTAAGACCTAAAGAGTTGAGTGATGATTATACGGGAACGGGAGCTGTTGTTTCTCATGCATTAAGATATTTAAAAGAGAAGGGTTTTGAATATGACTTTTGTTGTACAATCTATGCCACGGCTCCTTTAATAGATGAAAAATATATTAAACAAGGTTTCTTTAAATTAAAAAAAAGTGATGCATCTAGAGCTTTTTCTGTTACTTCTATGCCTTTTCCTATTCAAAGAACTTTTAAAATTACCAAAAATGACAGATGTCAAATGTTTTGGCCTGAAAATATTACAAAAAGAAGTCAAGATTTAGAAGAAGCCTATCAAGATGCAGGACAATTTTATTGGCAGAACATGAATAAAAAATCAAAAGATATAACTTTCGGTCAAGATAGTATACCGATTGTTTTACCTAGATATTTGGTTCAAGATATTGATACTTTGGAGGATTGGGAAACAGCAGAATTTTTATATGAGGCTGTAATAAAAAACAGGAAAAATATACTTTTTAGAGTTGATTCTTCATCTGATATAGGAATAGGGCATCTTATGAGAGATTTGGTTCTGGCAGAAGAGTATAAAAAAGATAAAATTTTCTTTGCCTCTTTGAATCTTGAAGGTAATTTCAATGAAAAAATTTTAGAAAAAGGTTATGATTTAAAAGAGTTAAATACAAATAATGTAGATGAAATTATAGGCTTAATCAAAAAACTGAAAATAGATTTTATGATAATAGATCACTATGGCATAGATGTAAATTATGAAAAAAGAGTAAAAGAGGAGACAAAAGTAAAACTCTTAGTCTTTGATGATTTATATGAAAAACATTATTGCGATATTTTACTCAATCATAATATATGTGCTAAAAAAGAGAGATATAAAATACTTGTTCCAAATTTTACAGAACTTAGATGTGGAAAAAATTATACTTTAATTAGAGAAGAGTTTAAAAAAGAGAGAAAAAAAGGAAAGAAAAACGATTTTGATGAAAAGCAGATAAAAGTCTTTTTGGCTATGGGGGGAGCAGATCACTCAAATATAAATATAAATATTTTAGATGTTTTAAATAAGTTTTCAAATCTAAAAATAGATGTAGTTACAACTACTGCAAATAAAAATATAGAAAAACTTAAAGATTATAGTAAAAAATATAAAAATATAAAAATATATATAAATAGTAATAATATAGCTTCTTTTATTAACTGTTGTGATTTTGCTATTATTAGTCCTAGTGTAATTGCCCATGAAGTACTCTTCCTAAAGACTCCTTTTATTGCAATAAAAACAGCTTTAAATCAACAAGATATGTATGAATATTTATTAACGAATAATTATGATGTTTTGGAAAAATTTGATACTATAAAATTAGAAAAAATAGTTGAAAAAAAGATAAAGTCTTTAAAGGAAAAATAG
- the pseC gene encoding UDP-4-amino-4,6-dideoxy-N-acetyl-beta-L-altrosamine transaminase: protein MNIVNYGKQTILKDDISVVEKVLESDFLTTGPKVQEFEFALCKYTGAKYCVVVSNGTAALHLSSMVLLNKNDKVLTTPNSFLATSNSILYVEAKPIFVDIKEDGNIDLELCEEELKKDSSIKAIYAVHFSGNPVNQEKLEYLKKTYDIKILEDCAHSLGASFNEIKAGSCKNSDISIFSFHPVKNITTGEGGAITTNSKEIYEKLLSLRNHGIIKTQTMKPWEYEMQDLGFNYRLTDIQCALGISQLKKLDNFLEKRYTISKRYDKFFEKLENIKPLYPFRKESAYHLYIVRVDFRKFSISKEELFNKLRDKNIGIQLHYMPINKQPFYKSLGYGDEYTPQMDRYYEEALSLPIFPSLSEEKQNYVINSLKGLLYA from the coding sequence ATGAATATTGTTAATTATGGAAAACAAACTATTTTAAAAGATGATATAAGTGTTGTTGAAAAGGTTTTAGAATCAGATTTCTTAACTACAGGACCAAAAGTTCAAGAGTTTGAGTTTGCCCTTTGTAAATATACTGGAGCTAAATATTGTGTTGTTGTATCAAATGGAACGGCAGCTCTTCATCTATCTTCTATGGTTTTACTAAATAAAAATGATAAAGTTTTAACAACTCCAAACTCTTTTTTAGCCACATCTAATTCAATACTTTATGTAGAAGCAAAACCTATTTTTGTAGATATTAAAGAGGATGGAAATATTGACTTAGAGCTTTGTGAAGAGGAACTTAAAAAAGATTCTTCAATAAAAGCTATTTATGCGGTACACTTTTCTGGAAATCCAGTAAATCAAGAAAAATTAGAGTACTTAAAAAAAACATATGATATAAAAATATTAGAAGATTGTGCCCACAGTTTGGGTGCAAGTTTTAATGAAATTAAAGCTGGTAGTTGTAAAAATAGTGATATATCAATTTTCTCTTTTCATCCTGTGAAAAATATTACAACAGGTGAGGGTGGAGCAATAACAACTAACTCAAAAGAGATTTATGAGAAACTGCTCAGCTTGCGAAATCATGGGATAATTAAAACACAAACTATGAAACCTTGGGAATATGAGATGCAAGATTTAGGTTTTAATTATCGACTTACAGATATTCAATGTGCATTAGGGATTTCACAATTAAAAAAATTAGATAATTTTTTAGAAAAAAGATACACAATATCAAAAAGGTATGATAAGTTTTTTGAAAAATTAGAAAACATAAAACCTTTATACCCTTTTAGAAAAGAATCTGCATATCATCTTTATATTGTGAGAGTTGATTTTAGAAAATTCTCAATTTCAAAAGAGGAGCTTTTTAATAAGTTAAGAGATAAAAATATAGGGATACAACTTCATTATATGCCAATAAATAAACAACCTTTTTATAAAAGTTTGGGATATGGAGATGAATATACACCTCAAATGGATAGGTATTATGAAGAGGCTTTATCTTTACCAATTTTTCCAAGCTTGAGTGAAGAAAAACAAAATTATGTAATAAACTCTTTAAAAGGTTTATTATATGCCTAA
- the pseB gene encoding UDP-N-acetylglucosamine 4,6-dehydratase (inverting), whose translation MFDGKNILITGGTGSFGKKYTKILLEKYKPNKIIIYSRDELKQYEMSQEYNSKCMRYFIGDVRDASRLKKAMNDVDYVIHAAALKHVPIAEYNPMECIKTNINGAQNVIDAAMENGVKKTIALSTDKAANPVNLYGATKLASDKLFVAANNLVGNQDIQFSVVRYGNVIGSRGSVVPYFKKLIKNEAKALPITDEKMTRFLITLEEGVEFVLKNFERMQGGEIFVPKIPSMKITDLAKALAPNIPHEIIGIRPGEKLHEIMCPSDDSHLTLEFENHFVIQPTITFTKVRDYKINELGEKGKKVKQGFEYNSGDNTLWYKKEDILKIVKDI comes from the coding sequence ATGTTTGATGGTAAAAATATTTTAATTACTGGCGGAACGGGAAGTTTTGGTAAAAAATATACTAAGATTTTATTAGAAAAATATAAACCAAATAAAATAATTATATATTCAAGGGATGAATTAAAACAGTATGAAATGTCTCAAGAATATAATAGTAAATGTATGAGATATTTTATTGGAGATGTAAGAGATGCTTCAAGATTAAAAAAAGCTATGAATGATGTTGATTATGTTATTCATGCAGCAGCATTAAAACATGTGCCAATTGCTGAGTATAATCCAATGGAGTGTATAAAAACAAATATAAATGGTGCCCAAAATGTTATTGATGCTGCGATGGAAAATGGTGTAAAAAAAACAATTGCACTATCAACTGATAAAGCTGCAAATCCTGTAAATTTATATGGAGCAACAAAACTAGCTTCTGATAAACTATTTGTAGCTGCAAATAATTTAGTTGGAAATCAAGATATTCAATTTTCAGTTGTAAGATATGGAAATGTTATTGGGAGTAGGGGTTCTGTTGTCCCTTATTTTAAAAAATTAATAAAAAATGAAGCTAAAGCACTTCCTATAACTGATGAAAAAATGACTAGATTTTTAATTACTCTTGAAGAGGGTGTTGAGTTTGTTTTGAAAAACTTTGAAAGAATGCAAGGGGGAGAGATTTTTGTTCCTAAAATCCCTTCTATGAAAATTACTGATTTAGCAAAGGCCCTTGCTCCTAATATTCCCCATGAAATTATAGGAATTAGGCCAGGAGAAAAATTACATGAAATAATGTGCCCAAGTGATGATTCTCATTTGACTTTAGAGTTTGAAAATCATTTTGTTATTCAACCAACGATAACTTTTACAAAAGTTAGAGACTATAAAATAAATGAACTTGGAGAAAAAGGGAAAAAAGTTAAACAAGGTTTTGAATATAATTCGGGAGATAATACTTTGTGGTATAAAAAAGAGGATATTTTAAAGATAGTAAAAGATATATAA
- the recA gene encoding recombinase RecA, which translates to MDDNQKKSLELAIKQIDKTFGKGTLIRLGDKEVVPVESISTGSLGLDLALGVGGLPKGRVIEIYGPESSGKTTLTLHAIAECQKAGGVCAFIDAEHALDVTYARNLGVDTDNLLVSQPDFGEQALEILETVIRSGAVDLVVVDSVAALTPKVEIDGDMDDQQVGVQARLMSKALRKVTGLLNKMNCTVIFINQIRMKIGMTGYGSPETTTGGNALKFYSSVRLDIRRIATLKQGENSIGNRVKVKVVKNKVAAPFKLAEFDIMFGEGISKTGELIDYGVKLDIVDKAGAWFSYGDNKIGQGKENSKVFLKENPEIAKEVEEKILTAMGVNDEIIQGEPENDED; encoded by the coding sequence ATGGATGATAATCAAAAAAAATCTTTAGAGTTAGCTATCAAACAGATTGACAAAACATTTGGTAAAGGTACTCTAATAAGGCTAGGTGACAAAGAGGTTGTTCCTGTTGAATCGATTTCAACAGGTTCATTAGGTCTTGATTTAGCACTAGGTGTTGGTGGTTTACCAAAAGGTAGAGTTATAGAAATATATGGACCTGAATCTTCAGGTAAAACTACCCTTACACTTCATGCAATTGCAGAGTGTCAAAAAGCTGGTGGAGTTTGTGCTTTTATTGATGCAGAACATGCACTTGATGTTACATATGCAAGAAACCTTGGTGTTGATACAGATAACTTACTTGTATCTCAACCAGATTTTGGAGAACAGGCTTTAGAAATTTTAGAAACTGTTATTAGAAGTGGTGCTGTTGATTTAGTTGTTGTGGATTCTGTTGCTGCTTTAACTCCAAAAGTTGAGATTGATGGAGATATGGATGATCAACAAGTAGGAGTACAAGCTAGGCTTATGAGTAAAGCACTTAGAAAAGTTACTGGTCTTTTAAATAAAATGAACTGTACAGTTATTTTTATTAACCAAATTAGGATGAAAATTGGGATGACAGGTTACGGAAGTCCAGAAACAACAACTGGTGGTAATGCCCTTAAGTTTTATTCTTCTGTTAGACTTGATATTAGAAGAATTGCTACTTTAAAACAAGGTGAAAATTCTATAGGAAATAGAGTTAAAGTAAAAGTTGTAAAAAATAAAGTTGCAGCACCATTTAAACTAGCTGAATTTGATATTATGTTTGGGGAAGGTATCTCTAAAACTGGAGAATTGATTGATTATGGTGTAAAACTTGATATTGTAGATAAAGCTGGAGCTTGGTTTAGTTATGGAGATAACAAAATAGGTCAAGGAAAAGAAAACTCAAAAGTATTCTTAAAAGAGAACCCTGAAATTGCAAAAGAAGTTGAAGAAAAAATCTTAACTGCAATGGGTGTAAATGATGAAATCATTCAAGGTGAACCTGAAAATGATGAAGATTAG
- a CDS encoding tetratricopeptide repeat protein: MESIDKRTLGLQIGFALELFKTGKYEESLIQYEYIINNYEFNFPEIFIAYGNCLFALGKLDEAIDSFKKALRINVKLTDASLGLGKAYLHKKEYQKAEKVFSNLVENESSLSAANYLAYTYEKQERYNEAEYLYVTILEINNKLHEVWNGLALFYKNCRKNEEKAIEAHQKAIELEEKLEYLQNYALTLLDFEDAKEALKLINRCLEIEPDNQTTKEYLEIANKMLDK; this comes from the coding sequence ATGGAAAGTATAGATAAAAGAACATTAGGTTTACAAATTGGGTTTGCATTAGAGTTGTTTAAAACAGGTAAATATGAAGAATCTTTAATCCAATATGAATATATCATTAACAACTATGAATTTAACTTTCCAGAAATATTTATTGCATATGGTAATTGTTTATTTGCTTTAGGTAAATTAGATGAAGCAATAGATAGTTTTAAAAAAGCCTTACGAATCAATGTTAAGTTAACAGATGCATCTTTAGGATTAGGAAAAGCATATTTACATAAAAAAGAGTATCAAAAAGCAGAAAAAGTTTTTTCAAATTTAGTAGAAAATGAGTCTTCTTTAAGTGCTGCAAATTATTTAGCATATACTTACGAAAAACAAGAAAGATACAATGAAGCAGAATATCTTTATGTAACAATTTTGGAGATCAATAATAAATTACACGAAGTATGGAATGGCTTAGCTTTATTTTATAAAAACTGTAGAAAAAATGAAGAAAAAGCGATTGAAGCACATCAAAAAGCTATAGAGTTAGAAGAAAAGTTAGAATATTTACAAAATTATGCTCTTACACTTTTAGATTTTGAAGATGCAAAAGAAGCTTTGAAACTGATAAATAGATGTCTTGAAATAGAACCTGATAATCAAACTACAAAAGAATATCTTGAAATAGCAAATAAAATGTTAGATAAGTAG